The Halorussus gelatinilyticus genome contains the following window.
GTATCGCCGAGTTTCTGCACGTCCTCGCTCGTGAGGTGGAACTTCGGCTCCCAGTCCGAGAGACCGAGGTAGTCGCTGACGACGAACATCGCGCCGGCGTCCACGCCGCGGTAGTCGGCGACCGCGAACACCGCCGACGCCTCCATTTCGACGGTGAGGACGCCCTCCGCGGCGTACCGCTCGATTTCTCGCTTCGTCTCGCGGTAGATGGCGTCGGTCGTCCACGTCGGCCCCACGTGGAAGGGCTCTCCTCGCTCGTCCAGCAGTTCCGTGGTCGCGTCGAGCAACTCGTCGCTCGGGTAGGCGTACGTCTCGGACTCGACGTAGTGGTGCGAGGTCCCCTCGTCGCGGATGGCCCGGTCGGGAACCACGAACTCGCCCATCTCGACCGACTCGTCGAGACACCCCGCGATGCCGACCGAGAGGAACGCCTCGACGTCGTCCGCGATTAGCTCGTCCAGTAGCATCACCGCGGTCGGTGCCCCGATGCCGAAGTTCCCCATGACGCCCACGGAGTAGTCGGTGTCCTCGAAGCAGTAGAGTTGGCCGTAGTAGTGGTCCACCGTCTCGCCAGCGTAGGTCTCCATCAGGTAGTCCATCAGCCCGCGACTGTAGCAGAGGACGACCGCTTCCGGCGGTTCCGCCACGTCGCCGTCGGCCTGCGAGGCGCGGTAGTCGGCGTGTTCCTCGGGCGTGACGAGCGGTTCCGCGCCGTGTTTGTCCGGCAGGTTGGGGAACGTCATCGCTCGGCAGTACCGAGACCGCGGTGAAATGGCTTGCGTCGGACCGATATCTGGTATCGATGCGCACGATTCGGGCGTTCCGGCTCGTTCGGTAGCGAGGCGTCGGTTTTCTGGGGAGTCGAAGCGGGCCGTCCGAGTTGCCGGAACTAGATTCTGTATAGCAGTATGGAGTTTACGTTAACATTCCACCACCACGGCGCGGTTCCCGTTGCGGCGGAAAACGACCGCCCCGAGCGCCGACCGGAGACCAGCGGTTCGGCCGAACGACCCGACGAATCGGCCGTATCGGAGTCCTCCGGCCGTCCTGTAGTCGGAGAGAATAAATACGTGTGGGAGAGACTGGGCAAATACTGTAGCAACCGCGAGCCATGATAGACCGAACGTATTCCGACGAGATTACTGCCGAACAGGACGGCGAGACTGTCTCTATCGCTGGGCACGTCCACGAGATTCGAGACTTGGGCGGACTGACCTTCGTCATCGTGCGCGACCGCGAGGGCCAGACCCAAGTCGTGTTCAAGGAGGAGAACGACGAGGACCTCTTCGAGGCCGTCCAAGACCTCCACAAGGAGGACGTCGTCCAAATTTCCGGGCGCGTGAAGGCCAGCGACCAAGCACCCGGCGGCGTCGAACTCGCCCCGACCCGACTGGAGGTCATCAGCGAGTCCGACACGCCCCTGCCGATGGAGGTCGCCAAGGACGTCGAGGCGGACCTCTCGACGCGACTCGACAACCGGGCCATCGA
Protein-coding sequences here:
- a CDS encoding nucleoside phosphorylase gives rise to the protein MTFPNLPDKHGAEPLVTPEEHADYRASQADGDVAEPPEAVVLCYSRGLMDYLMETYAGETVDHYYGQLYCFEDTDYSVGVMGNFGIGAPTAVMLLDELIADDVEAFLSVGIAGCLDESVEMGEFVVPDRAIRDEGTSHHYVESETYAYPSDELLDATTELLDERGEPFHVGPTWTTDAIYRETKREIERYAAEGVLTVEMEASAVFAVADYRGVDAGAMFVVSDYLGLSDWEPKFHLTSEDVQKLGDTAKDVLTEYVE